From the Gemmatimonadota bacterium genome, the window CCTACTTGTGACCTCACTCGCCGGACTTCCGCGCAGCATCACGCCGTGATGCCGCGCGCCAACACCCTCGTGGATAGGAGTTTTCGTCTCGTGCGTCGACTTGCTCTCTTCGCTCTCATCGCCTTGGCCGCGCCGCTCTCGGCGCAGCAGGCCACCCCCGTTGCGCCGCCGAAGTTCGACAAAACCGGCGTCAACGATTCGTCCATCTTTGCGCCGTTCTCGTATGGCGCGCCGAGCGCGACGCACGCGGCAAGTGGCGCACCGGGTTCGCGCTACTGGCAGAACCGTGCCGACTACGATCTCAAAGCGACGCTCGACACGGCTAGCAAGACCGTGAGCGGCGAGATAACACTTCGCTACACCAACAACTCGCCCGACACGCTGACCTATCTCTGGTTGCAGACTGAGCAGAATGCGTTCCGTGCCAACTCGCTCAACTCGTACATCTTTCCGCAGAACTCACGCTTTGGCGCGCGTGACTTTGCCGGCGGCTATACGATCTCGCGTGTGGAGCAGGCACTGGCAGCCGGCGCTGGCAAGGCGCCGCGGAAGAGCGCGCTGACGGTGCGCGAGAACGAAACCATGCTGAAGGTGAATCTCGCCGAGCCGCTCGCACCAGGGAAAACGGCGACGGTGGAGATGACCTACAAGTTTCCGGTACCAGAGCACGGCGCCGACCGCATGGGACGCGATGGCGCGTTGTATGAAATCGCGCAGTGGTATCCGCGGACCGCGGTCTATGATGATGTGCACGGCTGGAACATTGAGCCGTACCTCGGCCAGGGCGAGTTCTATCTCGAATACGGCGATTTCTCGCTCGCGGTGACTGTTCCGGCCGGCTACATCGTGGCGGCAACTGGCGCGCTCGAGAATGCAAAGGAAGTGCTGCCGGCCGCGCAGGTCGCTCGCCTCGCGGAAGCCGCCAAGACCGATCAGGTGGTGCGCATCATTACCGCCGACGAACTCACGAGCGGTGCCGCTCGCCCCAAAAAGGACGGCATGCTCACGTGGAAGTTCCGCGCCAAGAATGTGCGCGACGCCGTGTGGGCCGCGTCACCGGAGTATCAGTGGGACGCGTCGAGCTACAAGGGGAGCTACGCCTTTGCGTACTACCGCCCCAAGGCTGCCGCGCTCTGGTCCGATGCCGCCGACATGAGCCGGATGAGCATTCAGGAGTACTCCGAACGGTGGTTTGCGTATCCGTGGCCGCATGTCAGCGCGATTGAAGGACCGATCAGCGGGATGGAATATCCGATGATCGCGATGGAAGATCAGAGCCGCACCAAGCAAGAGCTGTACAACGTGGTGACGCACGAGATTGGGCA encodes:
- a CDS encoding M1 family metallopeptidase, coding for MRRLALFALIALAAPLSAQQATPVAPPKFDKTGVNDSSIFAPFSYGAPSATHAASGAPGSRYWQNRADYDLKATLDTASKTVSGEITLRYTNNSPDTLTYLWLQTEQNAFRANSLNSYIFPQNSRFGARDFAGGYTISRVEQALAAGAGKAPRKSALTVRENETMLKVNLAEPLAPGKTATVEMTYKFPVPEHGADRMGRDGALYEIAQWYPRTAVYDDVHGWNIEPYLGQGEFYLEYGDFSLAVTVPAGYIVAATGALENAKEVLPAAQVARLAEAAKTDQVVRIITADELTSGAARPKKDGMLTWKFRAKNVRDAVWAASPEYQWDASSYKGSYAFAYYRPKAAALWSDAADMSRMSIQEYSERWFAYPWPHVSAIEGPISGMEYPMIAMEDQSRTKQELYNVVTHEIGHMWFPMIVGSNERVHMWQDEGFNTFINTFSEARRFPTDGDQMKRASQERQFIENLMRASRDEPIVVGPDRINPQFLGFQAYVKPSVGLQLLRQEILGPEAFDDAFRTYTARWAFKHPTPGDFFRTMEDAGGRRLDWFWREWFTENPHFDQAMDDVKINAKGDTSMVNVVYANRARGVLPIRARFTFSDGSTTDYQYPAEVWSTNTVRYARQYKFTGKKVTKIELDPDHRLVDTDRTNNVWNAPVAIVP